One Cedecea neteri DNA segment encodes these proteins:
- the ubiF gene encoding 3-demethoxyubiquinol 3-hydroxylase: MANQPIEVAVVGGGMVGAAAALGLAQHGFRVAVIEHHAPEAFVPGRQPDVRISAISSASVGLLKSLGVWGSVLAVRAHPYRRLETWEWESAHVGFDAEELGLPELGFMVENNVLQRVLWEALEAHQNITLRCPARLRQIHRQAAGWALEFEDGGSLNAEMVIGADGANSQIRKWAGIGVHAWQYRQACMLITVKCEFEPGDSTWQHFTPTGPHAFLPLFDNWASLVWYDTPTRIRQLQGMNMPQLQKAISAAFPQRLGAVTPVASGAFPLTRRHALQYVQPGLALIGDAAHTIHPLAGQGVNLGYRDVDTLLDVLIGARSHAEAWASEAILKRYQRRRQADNFLMQSGMDLFYAGFSNNLGPLRVVRNIGLMAAERAGGLKRKALKYALGL; encoded by the coding sequence ATGGCAAATCAACCAATTGAAGTAGCCGTTGTTGGCGGCGGCATGGTCGGTGCGGCCGCTGCGCTGGGGCTGGCGCAGCACGGTTTTCGTGTGGCGGTGATTGAACATCATGCTCCTGAGGCTTTTGTTCCAGGTCGCCAGCCGGATGTCCGTATTTCGGCCATCAGCAGTGCATCGGTTGGCCTGCTCAAGTCTCTTGGCGTCTGGGGCAGCGTTTTAGCGGTGCGGGCGCACCCTTATCGCCGCCTGGAAACCTGGGAATGGGAAAGCGCGCACGTCGGTTTTGATGCCGAAGAACTGGGCTTACCTGAGCTCGGTTTCATGGTGGAAAATAACGTGCTGCAGCGCGTGCTTTGGGAAGCGCTTGAGGCACATCAGAATATCACTTTACGTTGCCCGGCGAGGCTACGGCAAATCCATCGCCAGGCAGCAGGTTGGGCGCTTGAGTTTGAAGACGGCGGCTCACTCAATGCTGAAATGGTGATTGGCGCGGATGGCGCGAATTCCCAGATCAGAAAATGGGCGGGGATTGGCGTGCATGCCTGGCAGTACCGTCAAGCCTGCATGCTAATTACCGTTAAATGCGAGTTTGAGCCGGGAGACAGCACCTGGCAGCATTTCACACCGACAGGGCCACATGCTTTCCTGCCGCTGTTCGATAACTGGGCCTCTCTGGTTTGGTATGACACGCCGACACGTATTCGGCAGTTGCAGGGAATGAACATGCCCCAGCTGCAAAAAGCGATTTCGGCCGCTTTTCCTCAGCGACTCGGGGCGGTTACGCCGGTTGCCAGCGGGGCATTTCCGCTGACTCGTCGACACGCTTTGCAGTATGTCCAGCCGGGGCTGGCACTGATAGGTGACGCGGCGCATACGATTCATCCTTTGGCCGGGCAGGGTGTTAACCTGGGGTATCGCGACGTAGATACTTTGCTTGATGTCCTGATCGGTGCCCGTAGCCACGCAGAAGCCTGGGCGAGTGAGGCTATTTTAAAACGTTATCAGAGGCGCCGTCAGGCGGATAATTTCCTGATGCAAAGCGGAATGGATCTGTTCTATGCGGGGTTCAGTAATAACCTGGGGCCGCTGCGCGTGGTGCGAAATATTGGACTTATGGCGGCGGAAAGAGCCGGTGGCCTGAAGCGTAAAGCGCTGAAATACGCCCTGGGATTATAG
- the ybeY gene encoding rRNA maturation RNase YbeY has protein sequence MSQVILDLQVACEAESGLPDEAQIQRWLDAVIPQFQPESEVTVRLVDEAESHDLNLTYRGKDKPTNVLSFPFEAPPGIELPLLGDLIICRQVVEQEAKEQEKPLEAHWAHMVVHGSLHLLGYDHIEDDEAEEMEALETEIMLALGYADPYIAEKE, from the coding sequence ATGAGTCAGGTTATTTTAGATTTACAGGTTGCCTGCGAAGCAGAAAGCGGCCTGCCGGATGAAGCACAAATCCAGCGCTGGCTGGATGCGGTTATTCCTCAGTTTCAGCCAGAGTCAGAGGTCACCGTTCGTCTGGTAGACGAAGCAGAAAGCCACGACCTGAACCTGACCTATCGCGGGAAAGATAAGCCCACCAACGTGCTCTCTTTTCCGTTTGAAGCCCCGCCTGGGATTGAGCTTCCCTTACTGGGCGATCTGATCATCTGCCGTCAGGTGGTTGAGCAGGAAGCCAAAGAACAAGAGAAGCCGCTGGAAGCCCACTGGGCACATATGGTTGTACACGGCAGCCTGCATCTGCTCGGTTACGACCACATCGAAGACGATGAAGCCGAAGAGATGGAAGCGCTGGAAACAGAGATAATGCTTGCTCTTGGGTATGCCGATCCGTACATTGCCGAGAAAGAGTAG
- the miaB gene encoding tRNA (N6-isopentenyl adenosine(37)-C2)-methylthiotransferase MiaB: MTKKLHIKTWGCQMNEYDSSKMADLLDSTHGFTLTDNANEADVLLLNTCSIREKAQEKVFHLLGRWKHIKAKRPDVIIGVGGCVASQEGKKIRQRAHYVDIVFGPQTLHRLPEMINQVRGTRSPVVDVSFPEIEKFDRLPEPKAEGPTAYVSIMEGCNKYCTYCVVPYTRGEEVSRPCDDILFEIAQLAEQGVREVNLLGQNVNAYRGAAYDGGICSFAELLRLVAAIDGIDRIRFTTSHPIEFTDDIIEVYRDTPELVSFLHLPIQSGADRVLNMMGRTHTALEYKSTIRKLRAARPDIQISSDFIVGFPGETSQDFEQTMKLIADVNFDTSFSFIFSARPGTPAADMVDDVPEEEKKQRLYILQDRINQQVMEWSRKMLGTVQRILVEGTSRKSIMQLSGRTENNRVVNFEGTPDMVGKFVDVEITEVLTNSLRAKLVRTESEMGLRIAETPASVIARTRKENEIGVGTYQP; this comes from the coding sequence ATGACAAAAAAACTCCATATAAAAACCTGGGGCTGCCAGATGAACGAATACGATTCATCGAAGATGGCCGACCTGCTGGACAGCACCCACGGCTTTACGCTGACCGATAACGCGAATGAAGCGGACGTTCTGCTGCTGAACACTTGTTCTATTCGCGAAAAAGCACAGGAAAAGGTGTTTCACCTGCTGGGGCGCTGGAAGCATATCAAAGCCAAACGTCCGGACGTGATCATTGGCGTCGGCGGCTGCGTTGCCTCTCAGGAAGGGAAGAAAATTCGCCAGCGGGCACACTATGTAGACATCGTCTTTGGGCCGCAAACCCTGCACCGCCTGCCGGAAATGATCAACCAGGTTCGCGGTACCCGCAGCCCGGTGGTGGACGTCAGCTTCCCGGAAATCGAAAAATTTGACCGCCTGCCTGAGCCGAAAGCCGAAGGCCCGACCGCCTACGTTTCCATCATGGAAGGCTGCAACAAATATTGTACCTATTGCGTGGTGCCTTATACCCGTGGCGAAGAAGTGAGCCGCCCTTGCGACGATATTCTGTTTGAAATCGCTCAACTGGCGGAACAGGGCGTGCGTGAAGTTAACCTGCTGGGTCAAAACGTTAACGCATACCGTGGCGCGGCTTACGACGGCGGCATCTGCTCGTTTGCTGAACTCCTGCGCCTGGTTGCCGCAATTGACGGTATCGACCGTATTCGCTTCACCACCAGCCACCCGATCGAATTTACCGATGACATTATCGAAGTGTACCGCGACACGCCCGAGCTGGTGAGCTTCCTGCACCTGCCGATTCAAAGCGGTGCTGACCGCGTGCTGAATATGATGGGCCGCACGCATACCGCGCTGGAGTATAAATCGACGATTCGCAAGCTGCGCGCTGCACGCCCGGATATCCAGATCAGCTCAGACTTTATCGTGGGCTTCCCGGGCGAAACCAGCCAGGACTTCGAGCAGACCATGAAGCTGATTGCTGACGTCAACTTTGACACCAGCTTTAGTTTTATTTTCTCCGCTCGTCCGGGCACCCCGGCGGCCGACATGGTTGATGACGTACCGGAAGAAGAGAAAAAACAGCGCCTTTATATCCTGCAGGATCGTATTAACCAGCAGGTAATGGAGTGGAGCCGCAAAATGCTGGGCACGGTGCAGCGCATTCTGGTGGAAGGTACTTCACGTAAAAGCATTATGCAGCTGTCCGGCCGTACCGAGAATAACCGCGTGGTTAACTTCGAAGGGACACCGGATATGGTCGGGAAATTCGTGGATGTTGAAATCACCGAAGTCCTGACTAACTCCCTGCGCGCGAAGCTGGTACGCACAGAAAGCGAAATGGGCCTGCGTATTGCTGAAACCCCGGCTTCCGTTATTGCTCGTACCCGCAAAGAGAATGAAATTGGCGTTGGGACTTACCAGCCTTAA
- a CDS encoding PhoH family protein — protein sequence MNIETRELTLEPADNARLLSLCGPFDDNIKQLERRLGIEINRRDNHFRLTGRELSVNAAADILRHLYVDTAPMRGQSQDIDPEQIHLAIKESRVLEQTADSVPDYGKAIHIKTKRGVIKPRTPNQAQYIANILDHDITFGIGPAGTGKTYLAVAAAVDALERQEIRRILLTRPAVEAGEKLGFLPGDLSQKVDPYLRPLYDALFEMLGFEKVEKLIERNVIEVAPLAYMRGRTLNDAFVILDESQNTTTEQMKMFLTRIGFNSKAVITGDVTQIDLPRNLKSGLRHAIDVLSEVDEISFNFLNSEDVVRHPVVARIVNAYEAWEAADQKRKDELAAERKREALALQATAQESK from the coding sequence TTGAATATCGAAACACGTGAATTAACGCTGGAACCGGCGGATAACGCCCGTCTGCTTAGTCTGTGCGGCCCTTTTGATGACAACATCAAACAGCTGGAGCGCCGGCTGGGGATTGAAATCAACCGCCGTGACAATCACTTCAGGCTCACCGGTCGTGAGCTTTCCGTTAACGCCGCTGCGGATATTCTGCGCCATCTGTATGTAGACACCGCGCCAATGCGCGGCCAAAGCCAGGATATCGACCCTGAGCAAATTCATCTGGCGATTAAAGAAAGTCGGGTGCTGGAGCAAACGGCCGACAGCGTGCCGGATTACGGTAAAGCTATCCATATAAAAACTAAGCGTGGCGTCATTAAGCCGCGTACGCCTAACCAGGCGCAGTACATCGCGAATATTCTCGACCACGACATCACATTCGGCATTGGGCCGGCAGGGACAGGGAAAACCTATCTTGCCGTTGCCGCCGCGGTTGATGCGCTGGAGCGCCAGGAAATTCGCCGCATTCTGCTGACCCGTCCGGCGGTTGAAGCGGGTGAAAAACTGGGCTTCCTTCCCGGCGATTTAAGCCAGAAGGTTGACCCGTACCTGCGCCCTCTGTACGACGCGCTGTTTGAAATGCTGGGCTTCGAGAAAGTCGAAAAGCTAATTGAGCGCAACGTTATCGAAGTCGCTCCACTAGCCTACATGCGTGGCCGTACCCTGAACGATGCTTTTGTCATTCTTGATGAAAGCCAGAACACCACCACCGAACAGATGAAAATGTTCCTGACCCGCATTGGCTTCAACTCCAAAGCGGTGATTACCGGCGACGTGACGCAAATTGACCTGCCGCGTAACCTGAAATCAGGCTTACGTCATGCTATCGACGTTCTGTCCGAGGTGGATGAAATCAGCTTCAACTTCCTTAACAGCGAAGACGTGGTGCGCCACCCGGTTGTGGCCCGCATCGTTAACGCCTATGAGGCCTGGGAAGCCGCCGATCAAAAACGCAAAGACGAGCTTGCCGCCGAGCGTAAACGTGAAGCCCTTGCCCTGCAGGCTACCGCTCAGGAGAGCAAATGA